In Kitasatospora sp. NA04385, a single genomic region encodes these proteins:
- a CDS encoding MFS transporter, with protein sequence MYLADARSTKRDRAADAAPDSGPGRRAAAVPAATATAAVPGTVLALGAVSLVTDVSSEMVSAVLPLYVVTALGLSPLGFGLLDGINNGVGALVRLLGGHLADRGGRGHKLVAGLGYGLSALCKPLLLLVHTLPLIGAVLAVDRTGKGLRTAPRDAMISLATEPEHRGRAFGVHRAMDTTGALIGPLLAFAVLRIADDRTERSSYGAVFTVSGCVAVFGVLLLVLFVPGRITRAGLPATDPAAPRPTLRDALALLSRPALRRLTLAAVLLGLTTVSDSFLYLLLQRELDLPAHLFPLLPLGTAAVFLLLAVPLGLLADRIGRRTLFLLGHAVLLGGYAVVLSPLHGVPAAAAVLLLHGTFYAATDGVLAAATAATVPDGQQGAGQALVGTGQALARFTCSLAFGAAWSLWGPRPALAGTAAALAVTALAATRLLRDPAADARTTA encoded by the coding sequence ATGTACCTCGCGGACGCCCGCTCCACGAAGCGTGACCGCGCCGCGGACGCCGCCCCGGACTCCGGTCCGGGGCGGCGGGCCGCCGCCGTCCCCGCCGCCACCGCCACCGCCGCCGTCCCCGGCACCGTGCTGGCGCTCGGCGCGGTCAGCCTGGTCACCGACGTCTCCTCCGAGATGGTCAGCGCGGTCCTGCCCCTGTACGTGGTCACCGCGCTCGGCCTGTCCCCGCTCGGCTTCGGCCTGCTCGACGGCATCAACAACGGCGTCGGCGCCCTGGTGCGCCTGCTCGGCGGCCACCTCGCCGACCGCGGCGGCCGGGGCCACAAACTGGTCGCCGGGCTCGGCTACGGCCTGTCCGCGCTGTGCAAGCCGCTGCTGCTGCTCGTCCACACCCTGCCGCTGATCGGCGCGGTGCTGGCGGTGGACCGCACCGGCAAGGGCCTGCGCACCGCCCCGCGCGACGCGATGATCTCGCTGGCCACCGAACCCGAGCACCGCGGCCGGGCGTTCGGTGTCCACCGTGCGATGGACACCACCGGCGCGCTGATCGGCCCGCTGCTGGCCTTCGCCGTCCTGCGGATCGCCGACGACCGCACCGAACGCTCCAGCTACGGCGCGGTGTTCACCGTCTCCGGCTGCGTCGCGGTGTTCGGCGTGCTGCTGCTGGTGCTGTTCGTCCCGGGCCGGATCACCCGGGCCGGTCTGCCCGCCACGGACCCGGCCGCGCCCAGGCCCACGCTGCGCGACGCGCTCGCCCTGCTGTCCCGGCCCGCGCTGCGCCGGCTCACCCTGGCCGCCGTGCTGCTCGGCCTCACCACCGTCAGCGACTCCTTCCTCTACCTGCTGCTGCAGCGCGAACTCGACCTGCCCGCGCACCTGTTCCCGCTGCTGCCGCTCGGCACCGCCGCGGTGTTCCTGCTGCTCGCCGTCCCGCTCGGCCTGCTCGCCGACCGGATCGGCCGCCGCACCCTGTTCCTGCTCGGCCACGCCGTGCTGCTCGGCGGCTACGCCGTCGTGCTGTCCCCGCTGCACGGGGTGCCCGCCGCCGCGGCGGTCCTGCTGCTGCACGGCACCTTCTACGCCGCCACCGACGGGGTGCTGGCCGCCGCCACCGCCGCCACCGTCCCCGACGGGCAGCAGGGCGCCGGCCAGGCCCTGGTGGGCACCGGGCAGGCGCTGGCCCGCTTCACCTGCTCGCTGGCCTTCGGCGCCGCCTGGTCGCTGTGGGGCCCGCGCCCCGCGCTGGCCGGCACCGCGGCGGCCCTGGCCGTGACCGCCCTCGCCGCCACCCGGCTGCTGCGCGACCCGGCCGCCGACGCCCGCACCACCGCCTGA
- a CDS encoding M48 family metalloprotease, giving the protein MADTVPGEGDFTPQERERGRALRRARLPWALGGQLASLALSAVLGFTAAGAGLVGAVGGWFGGGWAAEVLAGAAALVLLGRAVTLPFAARVRAVSARYGLVTQGWAGWAVDVLRGTAVALALFLPLALALYALIGRSPGHWWVPAAAGAALLTVALSFLHPLVFEPLFNRFTPLPEGELRTALLESARRDGIAVRDVLVADASRRTTALNAYVSGFGPSRRIVVYDTLLSTAEPREVELVAAHELGHVKHRDVATGTALGALGAALVVPVLATLLAWRPLLDAAGADAVQDPRSLPLLAALAALLGALSTPAQCAVSRRIEARADLHALELTGDAEQFIAMQRRLAVANVADPYPPRAVELLLATHPATGRRIAAARRWLAAQETQ; this is encoded by the coding sequence ATGGCTGACACCGTGCCCGGGGAGGGCGACTTCACCCCGCAGGAGCGGGAACGCGGGCGGGCGCTGCGGCGGGCCCGGCTGCCGTGGGCGCTGGGCGGGCAGCTGGCCTCGCTCGCGCTGAGCGCCGTCCTCGGGTTCACCGCCGCCGGGGCGGGCCTGGTCGGTGCGGTCGGCGGCTGGTTCGGCGGCGGCTGGGCGGCCGAGGTGCTGGCGGGCGCCGCGGCGCTGGTGCTGCTCGGACGGGCGGTGACGCTGCCGTTCGCGGCCCGGGTGCGGGCGGTCTCCGCCCGGTACGGCCTGGTCACCCAGGGCTGGGCCGGCTGGGCGGTGGACGTGCTGCGCGGCACCGCCGTCGCGCTCGCCCTGTTCCTGCCGCTCGCCCTGGCCCTGTACGCGCTGATCGGCCGCTCGCCCGGCCACTGGTGGGTGCCCGCCGCGGCCGGGGCCGCGCTGCTGACCGTCGCGCTGTCCTTCCTGCACCCGCTGGTCTTCGAGCCGCTGTTCAACCGCTTCACCCCGCTGCCGGAGGGCGAACTGCGCACCGCCCTGCTGGAGTCGGCCCGCCGCGACGGCATCGCGGTGCGCGACGTGCTGGTCGCCGACGCCTCCCGCCGCACCACCGCGCTGAACGCGTACGTCTCCGGGTTCGGCCCGTCCCGGCGGATCGTCGTCTACGACACGCTGCTGTCCACCGCCGAGCCGCGCGAGGTCGAACTCGTCGCCGCCCACGAACTCGGCCACGTCAAGCACCGGGACGTCGCCACCGGCACCGCGCTCGGCGCCCTCGGCGCGGCCCTGGTGGTGCCCGTCCTGGCCACGCTGCTCGCCTGGCGGCCACTGCTCGACGCGGCCGGTGCCGACGCCGTCCAGGACCCGCGCTCGCTGCCGCTGCTGGCCGCGCTCGCCGCCCTGCTCGGCGCGCTCAGCACCCCCGCCCAGTGCGCCGTCAGCCGCCGGATCGAAGCCCGCGCCGACCTGCACGCCCTCGAACTCACCGGCGACGCCGAGCAGTTCATCGCCATGCAGCGCCGCCTCGCGGTCGCCAACGTCGCCGACCCGTACCCGCCCCGCGCCGTCGAACTGCTGCTCGCCACCCACCCCGCCACCGGCCGCCGGATCGCCGCCGCCCGCCGCTGGCTCGCCGCCCAGGAGACCCAGTGA
- a CDS encoding SMI1/KNR4 family protein, with protein sequence MTLDLPRDLPAALADRTAAWRLIAEVAAFWGTPLGPGDGRTDAELDAAEARLGLRLPAALREAHRLLGNRPDLTGNHDTLLPPEELYVDREHLVYRVENQGCAYWGVPLAALGRADPPTVAWPNLAPPTVPEPEPWTARLSVEILAVVLTEPLFDEDAHVDAGEADPAELVGWTELPRLYEAGIDTRFFARPDALLAVQGDSWLALRAVSREALEALCGQIQVSWLRS encoded by the coding sequence ATGACGCTCGACCTCCCCCGCGACCTGCCCGCCGCCCTCGCCGACCGCACCGCCGCCTGGCGGCTGATCGCCGAGGTCGCCGCCTTCTGGGGCACCCCGCTGGGCCCCGGCGACGGCCGCACCGACGCCGAACTCGACGCGGCCGAAGCCCGGCTGGGCCTGCGCCTGCCCGCCGCGCTGCGCGAGGCCCACCGGCTGCTCGGCAACCGCCCCGACCTCACCGGCAACCACGACACCCTGCTGCCGCCCGAGGAGCTGTACGTCGACCGGGAGCACCTGGTCTACCGGGTGGAGAACCAGGGCTGCGCCTACTGGGGCGTCCCGCTCGCCGCCCTCGGCCGGGCCGACCCGCCGACCGTCGCCTGGCCGAACCTCGCCCCGCCCACCGTGCCGGAGCCCGAACCGTGGACGGCCCGCCTCTCCGTCGAGATCCTGGCCGTCGTCCTCACCGAGCCGCTGTTCGACGAGGACGCGCACGTGGACGCGGGCGAGGCCGACCCGGCCGAGCTGGTCGGCTGGACCGAACTGCCGCGCCTGTACGAGGCCGGGATCGACACCCGCTTCTTCGCCCGCCCGGACGCCCTGCTGGCCGTGCAGGGCGACTCCTGGCTGGCCCTGCGGGCGGTGAGCCGGGAGGCGCTGGAGGCGCTGTGCGGGCAGATCCAGGTCTCCTGGCTCAGGAGCTGA
- a CDS encoding MOSC domain-containing protein: MRIAALHRHPVKSLLGEETARARIDEHGLDGDRRHALLDLTDGRIASAKEPRTWRRLLTLRAQRTDGGVRITGPDGAELDEAGISALLGRPVRLIGERPPGAVLHRSVPEQVLAAGVDAEVEHTVQEFGGAAAPGSFFDFAPLHLVTTASLAGAPAARYRPNLVVDGGAGPWNENAWIGRELAVGPELRLRVIAATPRCAIPALAHGALAADPEALRRPARDNRVRPLPGMPPLPCLGAYAQVLTPGTVEVGDAVTLH, encoded by the coding sequence GTGAGGATCGCCGCCCTGCACCGCCACCCGGTCAAGTCCCTGCTCGGCGAGGAGACCGCCCGGGCCCGGATCGACGAGCACGGCCTCGACGGCGACCGCCGCCACGCCCTGCTCGACCTCACCGACGGCCGGATCGCCAGCGCCAAGGAGCCCCGCACCTGGCGCCGCCTGCTCACCCTGCGCGCGCAGCGCACCGACGGCGGCGTGCGGATCACCGGCCCGGACGGCGCCGAACTCGACGAGGCCGGGATCTCCGCGCTGCTCGGCCGGCCCGTCCGGCTGATCGGCGAACGGCCGCCCGGCGCGGTGCTGCACCGCTCGGTGCCCGAGCAGGTGCTCGCCGCCGGAGTGGACGCCGAAGTCGAGCACACCGTCCAGGAGTTCGGCGGGGCGGCGGCGCCCGGCAGCTTCTTCGACTTCGCCCCGCTGCACCTGGTCACCACCGCGAGCCTGGCCGGCGCCCCCGCCGCCCGCTACCGCCCGAACCTGGTGGTCGACGGCGGCGCCGGGCCCTGGAACGAGAACGCCTGGATCGGCCGCGAACTCGCCGTCGGGCCCGAACTGCGCCTGCGCGTCATCGCCGCCACGCCCCGCTGCGCGATCCCCGCCCTGGCACACGGCGCCCTCGCCGCCGACCCGGAGGCGCTGCGCCGCCCCGCCCGGGACAACCGCGTCCGGCCGCTGCCCGGGATGCCCCCGCTCCCGTGCCTGGGCGCCTACGCGCAGGTGCTCACCCCCGGGACGGTCGAGGTCGGGGACGCGGTCACCCTGCACTGA
- a CDS encoding SCO1860 family LAETG-anchored protein translates to MSVLRSVAVSALAVSALTVGVPLAPASAADAPGGTPAKPGRASAVTAELALDVTLLNTVNVPVDVALNKVQSPAQRDGAMLTATVDGVDGGRPVTLVKAEVGRSVTKADDKLAAASVKLVDADVHVPGLPLTTLLGLEAMSAEVSCPVDGQPTANVTAPAKLTVLGRSVTVGLNSPTHVDVPAVGSVDVEFSKKTVTSSTAAASALEVKVALNPLNLNVAKVNGTVTVASVSCEKPVAAVVPAAAVSSPAAPPSASVPASASASTQNRAVPKADGEELAYTGSSGTTVLAAGGGTLLLAGGAAVWMTRRRRAAHARHR, encoded by the coding sequence ATGTCTGTTCTGCGTTCGGTCGCCGTGTCCGCCCTGGCGGTGTCCGCCCTCACGGTCGGTGTGCCGCTGGCACCCGCCTCCGCCGCCGACGCCCCCGGCGGGACGCCCGCGAAGCCCGGCAGGGCCAGCGCGGTGACGGCCGAACTCGCCCTGGACGTGACGCTGTTGAACACGGTGAACGTGCCGGTCGACGTGGCGCTGAACAAGGTGCAGTCGCCCGCCCAGCGGGACGGCGCGATGCTCACCGCCACGGTGGACGGGGTGGACGGCGGCCGGCCGGTGACGCTGGTGAAGGCCGAGGTGGGCCGGTCGGTCACCAAGGCCGACGACAAGCTGGCCGCCGCGTCCGTGAAGCTGGTGGACGCGGACGTGCACGTGCCCGGCCTGCCGCTGACCACGCTGCTCGGGCTGGAGGCGATGAGCGCCGAGGTGAGCTGCCCGGTGGACGGGCAGCCGACCGCGAACGTCACCGCGCCCGCCAAGCTCACGGTGCTCGGCAGGTCGGTGACGGTCGGCCTCAACTCGCCCACCCACGTGGACGTCCCGGCGGTCGGCTCGGTGGACGTCGAGTTCTCGAAGAAGACGGTGACCAGCAGCACGGCGGCGGCCTCCGCGCTGGAGGTGAAGGTCGCGCTGAACCCGCTGAACCTGAACGTGGCGAAGGTCAACGGCACGGTGACGGTCGCCTCGGTGTCCTGCGAGAAGCCGGTGGCGGCGGTCGTCCCGGCGGCGGCGGTCTCCTCGCCCGCGGCCCCGCCCTCGGCCTCCGTCCCGGCGTCGGCGTCGGCGTCCACCCAGAACCGGGCGGTGCCGAAGGCGGACGGGGAGGAACTGGCGTACACCGGCTCGTCCGGGACCACGGTGCTGGCCGCGGGCGGCGGGACGCTGCTGCTGGCCGGCGGCGCCGCGGTGTGGATGACGCGGCGGCGGCGCGCGGCGCACGCCCGGCACCGCTGA
- a CDS encoding alkaline phosphatase family protein → MSAQPSSRTKRRLTAIGSAVALTAASLGLWAASGSTAQAAGLPAPDHVIVVVMENHAYSQVIGSSSAPYLNNTLKAGGATLTQSYGLTHPSEPNYYMLFSGSNQGRTDDSCVGVGSMTAPNLASELIAAGKSWGSYNEGLPSQGSTTCSNSSGKYAQKHNPWFGFSNVPTNTAYTFAQFPTDYTTLPKVSFVVPNLCSDMHDCSVSTGDTWIKNNLGAYATWAKTHNSLLIVTFDEDNSLSGNRIPTLVYGQHVTPGSSSATTYNHYNVLRTLEDLAGLTTHAGNAASATDITGIWN, encoded by the coding sequence ATGTCCGCTCAGCCCAGCAGCCGCACCAAGCGCCGACTGACCGCGATCGGCAGCGCCGTCGCCCTGACCGCCGCCTCGCTCGGCCTGTGGGCCGCCAGTGGCTCCACCGCGCAGGCCGCCGGCCTGCCCGCCCCCGACCACGTGATCGTCGTGGTGATGGAGAACCACGCCTACAGCCAGGTCATCGGCAGCTCCAGCGCCCCGTACCTGAACAACACGCTGAAGGCGGGCGGCGCCACCCTGACCCAGTCCTACGGCCTGACCCACCCGTCGGAGCCGAACTACTACATGCTGTTCTCCGGCTCCAACCAGGGCCGCACCGACGACAGCTGTGTGGGCGTCGGCTCGATGACGGCCCCGAACCTGGCCTCCGAGCTGATCGCCGCGGGCAAGAGCTGGGGCTCGTACAACGAGGGCCTGCCCAGCCAGGGCTCCACCACCTGCTCCAACTCCAGCGGCAAGTACGCGCAGAAGCACAACCCGTGGTTCGGCTTCTCCAACGTGCCGACCAACACCGCGTACACCTTCGCCCAGTTCCCGACCGACTACACCACGCTGCCGAAGGTGTCCTTCGTGGTGCCGAACCTGTGCAGCGACATGCACGACTGCTCGGTCTCCACCGGCGACACCTGGATCAAGAACAACCTGGGCGCCTACGCGACCTGGGCGAAGACCCACAACAGCCTGCTGATCGTCACCTTCGACGAGGACAACAGCCTCTCCGGCAACCGGATCCCGACCCTCGTCTACGGCCAGCACGTCACCCCGGGCTCCAGCAGCGCCACCACCTACAACCACTACAACGTGCTGCGCACCCTGGAGGACCTGGCGGGCCTGACCACCCACGCCGGCAACGCCGCCTCCGCCACCGACATCACCGGCATCTGGAACTGA
- a CDS encoding uracil-DNA glycosylase produces the protein MAARPLHEVVEPGWAQALEPVAGQIAAMGDFLRAEIAAGRSYLPPGPQILRAFQQPFADVRVLIVGQDPYPTPGHAVGLSFSVAPGVRPPYSLENIYQELGRDLGLPMPSSGDLTPWTEQGVLLLNRSLTVQPRNAGSHRDKGWEAVTDQAIKALAARGGPLVAILWGRDARELRPLLGQIPSIESAHPSPRSADRGFFGSRPFSRANDLLTRQGGQPVDWRLP, from the coding sequence ATGGCTGCTCGACCCTTGCACGAAGTAGTGGAACCCGGCTGGGCCCAGGCCCTGGAGCCGGTCGCCGGACAGATCGCCGCGATGGGCGACTTCCTCCGCGCCGAGATCGCCGCCGGGCGCTCCTACCTACCGCCCGGCCCGCAGATCCTGCGCGCCTTCCAGCAGCCGTTCGCGGACGTCCGGGTGCTGATCGTCGGCCAGGACCCGTACCCCACGCCCGGGCACGCCGTCGGGCTCAGCTTCTCCGTCGCGCCCGGCGTGCGGCCGCCGTACAGCCTGGAGAACATCTACCAGGAACTCGGCCGGGACCTCGGCCTCCCGATGCCGAGCAGCGGCGACCTGACCCCCTGGACGGAGCAGGGCGTGCTGCTGCTCAACCGCTCCCTCACCGTCCAGCCCCGCAACGCCGGCTCCCACCGCGACAAGGGCTGGGAGGCCGTCACCGACCAGGCGATCAAGGCGCTCGCCGCCCGCGGCGGCCCGCTCGTCGCGATCCTGTGGGGCCGCGACGCCCGGGAGCTGCGCCCGCTGCTCGGCCAGATCCCCAGCATCGAGTCCGCCCACCCGAGCCCGCGCTCCGCCGACCGCGGCTTCTTCGGCTCCCGGCCGTTCAGCCGGGCCAACGACCTGCTGACCCGGCAGGGCGGCCAGCCCGTCGACTGGCGCCTGCCCTAG
- a CDS encoding amidohydrolase family protein has product MTDRAVLHIKGRVLVGPEEVRDELWAVDGRVTFERPAAEPAATLTGWALPGLVDAHCHVGLDAHGAVDRATGEKQALTDRDAGTLLIRDAGSAADTRWIDDRDDLPKIIRAGRHIARTRRYIRNYAHEIEPGDLAAYVAAEARRGDGWVKLVGDWIDRGVGDLTACWPGDALAEAIAAAHAEGARVTAHCFATESLPDLLAAGIDCVEHATGLTEDLIPAFVERGVAIVPTLVNIATFPGLADGGEARFPDWAAHMRRLHARRYDTVGAAHDAGIPIYVGTDAGGSLAHGLVAEEALELTRAGLTPLEALAAATWSARAWLGRPGLTEGAPADLVVYRSDPRTDLRVLAEPAHVVLNGRVV; this is encoded by the coding sequence ATGACAGACCGTGCGGTGCTGCACATCAAGGGCCGGGTCCTGGTCGGCCCCGAGGAGGTCCGGGACGAACTCTGGGCCGTGGACGGGCGGGTGACCTTCGAACGGCCCGCCGCCGAGCCCGCCGCCACCCTCACCGGCTGGGCGCTGCCCGGCCTGGTCGACGCCCACTGCCACGTCGGCCTGGATGCGCACGGCGCCGTCGACCGCGCCACCGGCGAGAAGCAGGCGCTCACCGACCGGGACGCCGGCACCCTGCTGATCCGCGACGCCGGGTCCGCCGCCGACACCCGCTGGATCGACGACCGGGACGACCTCCCGAAGATCATCCGGGCCGGCCGGCACATCGCCCGCACCCGCCGCTACATCCGCAACTACGCCCACGAGATCGAACCCGGCGACCTCGCCGCGTACGTCGCCGCCGAGGCCCGGCGCGGCGACGGCTGGGTCAAGCTGGTCGGCGACTGGATCGACCGCGGCGTCGGCGACCTCACCGCCTGCTGGCCCGGCGACGCCCTGGCCGAGGCGATCGCCGCCGCCCACGCCGAGGGCGCCCGGGTCACCGCGCACTGCTTCGCCACCGAGTCGCTGCCCGACCTGCTGGCCGCCGGCATCGACTGCGTCGAACACGCCACCGGGCTCACCGAGGACCTCATCCCCGCCTTCGTCGAACGCGGCGTCGCGATCGTCCCCACCCTGGTCAACATCGCCACCTTCCCCGGGCTCGCCGACGGCGGCGAGGCCAGGTTCCCCGACTGGGCCGCCCACATGCGCCGGCTGCACGCCCGCCGCTACGACACCGTCGGCGCCGCGCACGACGCGGGCATCCCGATCTACGTCGGCACCGACGCGGGCGGCTCGCTCGCCCACGGCCTGGTCGCCGAGGAGGCGCTCGAACTCACCAGGGCCGGGCTCACCCCCCTCGAAGCGCTCGCCGCCGCCACCTGGTCCGCCCGTGCGTGGCTTGGCCGCCCCGGCCTCACCGAGGGCGCCCCCGCCGACCTCGTCGTCTACCGCTCCGACCCGCGCACCGACCTGCGCGTCCTGGCCGAGCCCGCGCACGTGGTGCTGAACGGGCGGGTGGTGTGA
- a CDS encoding GNAT family N-acetyltransferase: MVEDSLRVALEFRRAFARRQAAEVVEVPGGFGVLSGEFAYSHEHNQLLLDAPPSGVDVVGLADEVLGHLGHRRISVFDDASALALAPGLAAAGYRHETEVVMVHRGPLPAGGGAAPVALDELAPALERQWRHWLPWAPDDSIAQLVNRRTARAAGAERVLTLAARDTDGAFGSWADLYQDAAGTAQIEDLATAEEHQRRGLADAVLATALRLAADPAPGGLRFLVADAEDWPRQWYARRGFVPVGRTHGFVLT; encoded by the coding sequence ATGGTCGAGGACAGCTTGCGGGTGGCCCTGGAGTTCCGTCGTGCCTTCGCCCGGCGGCAGGCCGCCGAGGTGGTGGAGGTGCCGGGCGGGTTCGGGGTGCTGAGCGGGGAGTTTGCCTACTCGCACGAGCACAACCAGCTGCTGCTGGACGCGCCGCCGAGCGGGGTCGACGTGGTGGGGCTGGCCGACGAGGTGCTCGGGCACCTGGGGCACCGGCGGATCTCGGTGTTCGACGACGCGTCCGCGCTGGCCCTCGCGCCGGGGCTGGCGGCCGCCGGGTACCGGCACGAGACCGAGGTGGTGATGGTGCACCGGGGGCCGCTGCCGGCCGGGGGCGGCGCCGCTCCGGTCGCCCTGGACGAGCTGGCCCCGGCCCTGGAGCGGCAGTGGCGGCACTGGCTGCCGTGGGCGCCGGACGACTCGATCGCCCAGCTGGTGAACCGGCGCACCGCCCGCGCGGCGGGCGCCGAGCGGGTGCTGACGCTGGCCGCCCGGGACACCGACGGCGCGTTCGGTTCCTGGGCCGACCTGTACCAGGACGCCGCGGGCACCGCCCAGATCGAGGACCTGGCCACCGCGGAGGAGCACCAGCGCCGCGGCCTGGCCGACGCCGTCCTGGCCACCGCGCTGCGGCTGGCCGCCGACCCCGCCCCCGGCGGCCTGCGCTTCCTGGTCGCCGACGCCGAGGACTGGCCCCGGCAGTGGTACGCCCGGCGCGGTTTCGTCCCGGTCGGCCGCACCCACGGCTTCGTCCTGACCTGA
- a CDS encoding alanine--glyoxylate aminotransferase family protein, whose amino-acid sequence MLLDLPPMTADRFAAIEDGVAALLRTRNDVIVTQGEALLPLEAAIKGAVHPGSTALNVVTGPYGQTFGGWLRAAGAKVVDLEVPYDAAVGAEQVAAALEEHPGIDFVSLVHAEAATGNTNPVAEIAEAVRRHGALLMLDAVASVAAEPLLTDAWGVDLCVIGGQKAMGGPAGVSAVAVSGRAWERIAANPAAPRRSYLSLLDWKERWTDAGRTQLPHAPAQLEMLALEECLAAITAETLDAVIARHRAAAAATRAGVLALGTLAPYVRRAEDAAPVATTLRTPLGTNAAELAAEVRRRAPQLPVQSGGALAASMLRLNHYGPAANPETVIAALELLAQATGAPASAAVAAATEAWEQEVRRDVSS is encoded by the coding sequence ATGCTGCTCGACCTCCCCCCGATGACCGCCGACCGGTTCGCCGCGATCGAGGACGGGGTGGCGGCGCTGCTGCGCACCCGCAACGACGTGATCGTCACCCAGGGCGAGGCGCTGCTGCCGCTGGAGGCGGCGATCAAGGGCGCGGTGCACCCGGGTTCCACCGCGCTGAACGTGGTCACCGGCCCGTACGGGCAGACCTTCGGCGGCTGGCTGCGCGCCGCCGGGGCGAAGGTGGTGGACCTGGAGGTGCCGTACGACGCCGCGGTGGGCGCGGAGCAGGTCGCGGCGGCGCTGGAGGAGCACCCGGGGATCGACTTCGTGTCGCTGGTGCACGCCGAGGCGGCGACCGGCAACACCAACCCGGTCGCGGAGATCGCCGAGGCGGTGCGGCGGCACGGCGCGCTGCTGATGCTGGACGCGGTGGCCTCGGTGGCCGCCGAGCCGCTGCTCACCGACGCGTGGGGCGTCGACCTGTGCGTGATCGGCGGGCAGAAGGCGATGGGCGGCCCGGCGGGCGTCTCGGCGGTGGCGGTGAGCGGGCGGGCCTGGGAGCGGATCGCCGCGAACCCGGCCGCGCCGCGCCGCTCCTACCTCTCCCTGCTGGACTGGAAGGAGCGCTGGACGGACGCCGGCCGGACCCAGCTGCCGCACGCTCCGGCCCAGTTGGAGATGCTGGCGCTGGAGGAGTGCCTGGCCGCGATCACAGCCGAGACGCTGGACGCGGTGATCGCCCGGCACCGGGCCGCCGCCGCCGCGACCCGGGCGGGCGTGCTCGCCCTGGGCACCCTCGCCCCGTACGTGCGGCGCGCCGAGGACGCCGCCCCGGTCGCCACCACGCTGCGCACCCCCCTGGGCACGAACGCGGCCGAGCTGGCCGCCGAGGTGCGCCGGCGCGCCCCGCAGCTGCCGGTCCAGTCCGGCGGCGCCCTGGCCGCGAGCATGCTGCGCCTCAACCACTACGGCCCGGCGGCCAACCCGGAGACGGTGATCGCCGCCCTGGAGCTGCTGGCCCAGGCCACCGGCGCCCCGGCCTCGGCGGCGGTCGCGGCGGCCACCGAGGCCTGGGAGCAGGAGGTCCGACGGGACGTCAGCTCCTGA
- the glnII gene encoding glutamine synthetase GlnII, protein MAIKAEYIWIDGTKPTAKLRSKTRVLPNADKIPTWGFDGSSTNQAEGHASDRVLEPVKVVKDPIRGGDNILVLCEVFETNGEAHVTNTRAPLREVAERYAGQEAIFGIEQEYTFFKGSRPLGFPEGGYPAPQGGYYCGVGAEEVFGREIVELHLDRCIDAGLAICGINAEVMPGQWEFQIGPVDALTVSDDLWIARYLLYRTSEEFGIDATLDAKPARGDWNGAGAHTNFSTKAMREGYDAIITACESLGASQEKVLEHVNQYGDDIQSRLTGKHETAPWNVYSYGVSNRGASVRIPWQVEVEQKGYIEDRRPNANVDPYVVTRLLINTCCEALEKAGQV, encoded by the coding sequence ATGGCGATCAAGGCCGAGTACATCTGGATCGACGGCACCAAGCCGACCGCGAAGCTCCGTTCCAAGACCCGGGTGCTGCCGAACGCCGACAAGATCCCCACCTGGGGCTTCGACGGCTCGTCGACCAACCAGGCCGAGGGCCACGCCTCGGACCGCGTGCTGGAGCCGGTGAAGGTCGTCAAGGACCCGATCCGCGGTGGCGACAACATCCTGGTGCTGTGCGAGGTCTTCGAGACCAACGGTGAGGCGCACGTCACCAACACCCGCGCCCCGCTGCGCGAGGTCGCCGAGCGCTACGCCGGCCAGGAGGCGATCTTCGGCATCGAGCAGGAGTACACCTTCTTCAAGGGCTCCCGCCCGCTCGGCTTCCCGGAGGGCGGCTACCCGGCCCCGCAGGGCGGCTACTACTGCGGCGTGGGTGCCGAGGAGGTCTTCGGCCGCGAGATCGTCGAGCTGCACCTCGACCGCTGCATCGACGCCGGCCTGGCGATCTGCGGCATCAACGCCGAGGTCATGCCCGGCCAGTGGGAGTTCCAGATCGGCCCGGTCGACGCGCTGACCGTCTCGGACGACCTGTGGATCGCCCGCTACCTGCTCTACCGCACCTCCGAGGAGTTCGGCATCGACGCCACCCTCGACGCCAAGCCGGCGAGGGGCGACTGGAACGGCGCGGGTGCGCACACCAACTTCTCCACCAAGGCGATGCGCGAGGGCTACGACGCCATCATCACCGCCTGCGAGTCGCTCGGCGCCTCCCAGGAGAAGGTCCTGGAGCACGTCAACCAGTACGGTGACGACATCCAGTCCCGCCTGACCGGCAAGCACGAGACCGCCCCCTGGAACGTCTACTCCTACGGCGTGTCCAACCGCGGCGCCTCGGTCCGCATCCCGTGGCAGGTCGAGGTGGAGCAGAAGGGCTACATCGAGGACCGCCGCCCGAACGCGAACGTCGACCCGTACGTGGTCACCCGCCTGCTGATCAACACCTGCTGCGAGGCCCTGGAGAAGGCCGGCCAGGTCTGA